Below is a window of Sulfitobacter sp. SK012 DNA.
GGGATTGTTGGCCTGGCCATAGGCTTTGCCGTGCGCGACACGGTTGAGAATTTCATCGCATCCATCATGCTTTCGATCCGTCAGCCTTTTCGGCCCAACGACACTGTCGAAATCGAAGGCGATACTGGCAAGGTCATCCGCCTGACATCGCGTGCAACGATTCTCCTTAGCTTTGATGGCAACCATATCCGCATCCCCAATTCGACTGTTTTCAAAAGCCGCATCGTAAATTTCTCCCGCAACGAGGAGCGCCGGTTCACTTACACGCTGTCCGTTCGCTCTGACGCCAACCTCGATCATGCGCGGCAGCTTGCAACCGAAACCCTGAACGCGCTGCCCTTTGTGCTTGAGACCCCTAAGGTTTCCGTCTGGGTGCAGTCGGTTGATGACAGCTCGATTTCATTGAATATGGCGGCGTGGATCAATCAGAACGAAACCGGCATCACCCTAGCGCGGTCCGAGGCGATCCGTTTGACGCTTGCCGCATTCGACGAAGCGAACCTGACGGCCTCCGCTCCCGCATATCGCATCATTCAAGCCACAGAAGACCCCGCCAAACGCACATCCCATGCTACAGGTACAGAACACCTCGAAACAGCGCCGCAGCCCCCTGCCCCCGCACAAGACGTAGAGGCGACGTTGAACAAAGATCTTGATGAGATCATCGACCAAGAACGGGCGGAAGAGCACAGCGATTTGCTCCGAGATGACGCCGTTCAGGAATAACCTACGACCTGCGTGAAATTTCTTGGCGATAAACACTTGCGCCCCGCGCCGCGTCGTCCTATCTAGCGCCTCACGTTGGGATGTAGCCAAGTGGTAAGGCAACGCTTTTTGGTAGCGTGTACCGTAGGTTCGAATCCTACCATCCCAGCCAATACCCATCAGATCAGCTGCCAATGGACCATAAGCGTGCAGTTTTTGGCCAACTTCATGCATATTCGTGTCAAGAAGTTTGTTTTTGCCGAATTCCTCTCCGCAGATGAGGCTTAAGTGCGTTTTTGCACATTAGATTCGGCGAATTGCGTCGACCACACAGCACTGTCGCTTCACTCATTTTGGAATGTTCGGAGCCGATGCGGCCGAATTGCCCTCAAAATGAAGCTACTTGAGGACTCCCTCGACATCCTCGCGGAGATAAAGCGGGCCGTAATCCTCTCCATTTGGCGCAAACGGTTTAACCTCTGCCGCCTTCAGTTTCGCAAGCAATGATGCTTTTTTCAGGCCAGACTCATCTCTCATTATCTTAGTTGTCACAAAGCGTTTGTGAAATTCTTCGATATCGCTTGTTGAGGCATAGACCCACTCGCCACCAAATTTCGGATGCGGCATGCGTGTCGCAGGGGTGTGACCGGCAGCCGCAAGACTTTCGAACCATCCTTGGGTGCGTACACCAACTGATCGGCCAAAGGTGGCAGCAGTAATCAAAGGACCGCCAGCGGCCTCTTGTTCTTGAGACTTCATCCGGTCGATCTCTTCCTTCAGGACACACAACGCTGCGTACCCCTCAAGATCCGTACGGCGAGCCAGTTTTAGATTACCAGCACGTAGTCCGGCAATTATTTTCCCGACGCTTAAGTCAGAGCGGTTTT
It encodes the following:
- a CDS encoding mechanosensitive ion channel family protein, which produces MRLIALLLCLSIPLGALAQTVTTQPSGPISVTEGAVADEAIAQRIRDIVHELDGYGDVTVSVSAGIVTLQGTTLDTAAAGQLTRLVSRIEGIVAIENDIYETTDVVERLNPAVARFTARAQQAMAFLPLALVALAAFMLVVTLGFFIARLKKPWNKLAPNAFIADIYRQVLRLIFIVGGLVVALDIVGATALLSGILGAAGIVGLAIGFAVRDTVENFIASIMLSIRQPFRPNDTVEIEGDTGKVIRLTSRATILLSFDGNHIRIPNSTVFKSRIVNFSRNEERRFTYTLSVRSDANLDHARQLATETLNALPFVLETPKVSVWVQSVDDSSISLNMAAWINQNETGITLARSEAIRLTLAAFDEANLTASAPAYRIIQATEDPAKRTSHATGTEHLETAPQPPAPAQDVEATLNKDLDEIIDQERAEEHSDLLRDDAVQE